In Urechidicola croceus, a single window of DNA contains:
- a CDS encoding 3'-5' exonuclease, with translation MTQLNLKKPIVFFDLETTGINIANDRIVEISILKVFPNGNKESKTWLVNPEIEIPKEASDIHGITNERVVTEPTFKELASQVSDMIKGCDLAGFNSNRFDIPLLAEEMLRAEVDFDMKNRLAIDVQTIFHKKEQRTLTAGYKFYCDKDLTDAHSAEADTNATYEILLAQLEKYEDLENDVQVLSEFSTHKKRADFAGFIMYDEDEDEIFTFGKYKGKKVESVLERDQGYYGWIQKSDFPLYTKKVLTAIKLRSFNNKLS, from the coding sequence ATGACACAACTAAACCTTAAAAAACCAATAGTATTTTTTGATCTTGAAACGACAGGAATCAATATTGCCAATGATAGAATTGTTGAAATTTCGATTCTAAAAGTATTTCCTAATGGAAATAAAGAAAGTAAAACTTGGTTGGTAAATCCTGAGATTGAAATACCTAAGGAGGCATCAGATATTCACGGGATAACAAATGAACGTGTTGTAACTGAGCCCACTTTTAAAGAGTTAGCATCACAGGTAAGTGACATGATTAAAGGTTGTGATTTAGCAGGATTTAATTCTAATAGGTTTGATATTCCTTTGTTGGCAGAAGAAATGTTAAGAGCAGAGGTTGATTTTGATATGAAAAATAGATTAGCAATAGATGTTCAAACGATTTTTCATAAAAAAGAACAAAGAACTTTGACAGCTGGTTATAAATTTTATTGTGATAAAGATTTGACAGATGCACATTCAGCCGAAGCAGATACAAATGCGACGTATGAAATTTTATTAGCACAGTTAGAAAAATATGAAGATTTAGAAAACGATGTTCAAGTATTAAGTGAATTTTCAACACATAAAAAACGAGCTGATTTTGCAGGTTTTATTATGTACGATGAAGATGAAGATGAAATTTTTACTTTTGGAAAATACAAAGGTAAAAAAGTTGAATCTGTATTAGAGAGAGATCAAGGTTATTATGGTTGGATTCAAAAATCTGATTTCCCTTTATATACTAAAAAAGTATTAACTGCGATTAAATTACGTAGTTTTAATAATAAATTATCTTAA
- a CDS encoding 3-hydroxyacyl-CoA dehydrogenase/enoyl-CoA hydratase family protein: MKRSIKKVAIIGSGIMGSGIACHFANIGLEVLLLDIVPRELNDKEKAKGLTLESKVVRNRIVNDSLTASLKSKPSPIYNQKFASRITTGNLDDDLQKIKDVDWVMEVVVERLDIKQQVFEKIEKYRKPGTLITSNTSGIPIKFMNEGRSEDFQQHFAVTHFFNPPRYLKLFEVVPGPNCKQEVTDFLMVYGEKFLGKTSVLAKDTPAFIGNRIGIFGIMSLFHVVKDLGLTIEEVDKLTGPVIGRPKSATFRTVDVVGLDTLVHVANGISKNCPKDEALDLFKLPEFVSKMMENKWLGSKTGQGFYKKSMVDGKKAILSLDLETLEYRASKKAKFATLELTKTIDKVVDRFKVLVSGKDKAGEFYRKSFAAMFAYVQNRIPEISDELYRIDDAMKGGFGWEHGPFEIWDAVGVEKGIELMKAEGLEPAAWVTEMVASGQKSFYSVTEGAKYYYAIPSKSQEKIPGQDAFIILDNIRKSNEVWKNSGVVVEDLGDGILNVEFQSKMNTIGGDVLAGLNKAIDLAESDFQGLVVGNQGANFSVGANIGMIFMLAVEQEYDELNFAIKMFQDTMMRMRYSSIPTISAPHGMTLGGGCELSLHADKVVAAAETYMGLVEFGVGVIPGGGGSKEMALRASDLFHKGDVQLNVLQEHFLTIGMAKVSTSAYEAFDLGLLQKGKDVVVVNKDRQIAVAKQHAKLMADTGYTQPAKRKDVLVLGKQALGMFLVGTDSMEDSNYISEHDMKIANKLAYVMAGGDLSEPTRVTEQYLLDLEREAFLSLCTERKTLERIQHMLKTGKPLRN; this comes from the coding sequence ATGAAACGAAGTATAAAGAAAGTAGCAATTATTGGCTCTGGAATTATGGGCTCTGGTATTGCCTGTCACTTTGCTAATATTGGTCTTGAAGTTCTATTATTGGACATCGTTCCACGTGAACTAAACGACAAAGAAAAAGCAAAAGGATTGACACTTGAAAGCAAAGTTGTACGTAATAGAATTGTAAATGATTCTTTAACTGCATCTTTAAAATCAAAACCATCACCTATCTATAATCAAAAGTTTGCTAGTAGAATAACTACCGGAAATCTTGATGATGATTTGCAAAAAATCAAAGATGTAGATTGGGTAATGGAAGTTGTTGTTGAAAGATTAGATATCAAACAACAAGTTTTTGAAAAAATAGAAAAATATCGTAAACCAGGAACACTAATAACTTCAAATACATCAGGTATTCCTATCAAGTTTATGAATGAAGGACGAAGTGAGGATTTTCAGCAACATTTTGCTGTAACTCACTTCTTCAATCCTCCTAGATATTTAAAATTATTTGAAGTTGTTCCTGGTCCAAATTGCAAACAAGAAGTTACAGACTTCTTAATGGTGTATGGCGAAAAATTCTTAGGAAAAACTTCTGTTCTCGCAAAAGATACTCCTGCTTTTATTGGAAATAGAATTGGAATATTCGGAATCATGAGTTTGTTCCATGTTGTAAAAGATTTAGGATTAACAATTGAAGAAGTTGATAAATTAACCGGACCTGTAATTGGCCGCCCAAAATCTGCGACATTTAGAACTGTGGATGTTGTTGGATTAGATACTTTGGTACACGTTGCCAACGGAATTTCTAAAAACTGTCCAAAAGATGAAGCTTTAGACTTATTCAAACTTCCAGAATTTGTTTCTAAAATGATGGAAAACAAATGGCTTGGAAGTAAAACTGGTCAAGGTTTCTATAAAAAATCAATGGTAGATGGTAAAAAAGCAATTTTATCATTAGATCTTGAAACATTAGAATATAGAGCAAGTAAAAAAGCGAAATTTGCAACTTTAGAATTAACAAAAACTATTGACAAAGTAGTTGATCGATTTAAAGTATTAGTTTCAGGAAAAGATAAAGCAGGAGAATTCTACCGTAAGAGTTTTGCAGCAATGTTTGCTTATGTTCAAAATCGTATTCCTGAAATTTCTGATGAATTATACCGTATTGATGATGCTATGAAAGGTGGATTCGGATGGGAACACGGACCATTTGAAATATGGGATGCAGTAGGTGTTGAAAAAGGAATCGAATTAATGAAAGCGGAAGGTTTAGAGCCTGCTGCTTGGGTAACTGAAATGGTTGCAAGCGGACAAAAAAGTTTTTATTCTGTTACTGAAGGAGCAAAATATTATTATGCTATACCTTCAAAATCACAAGAAAAAATTCCTGGACAAGATGCATTTATTATTTTAGATAACATCAGAAAATCAAATGAAGTTTGGAAAAATTCAGGAGTTGTTGTTGAAGATTTAGGTGATGGTATATTAAATGTAGAATTCCAGTCTAAAATGAATACAATAGGCGGAGATGTTTTAGCAGGATTAAATAAAGCAATTGATTTAGCAGAAAGTGATTTCCAAGGATTGGTTGTAGGTAATCAAGGTGCAAATTTTTCTGTTGGTGCAAATATTGGTATGATTTTCATGCTAGCGGTAGAACAAGAATATGACGAATTAAATTTTGCCATTAAAATGTTCCAAGATACAATGATGCGTATGCGTTATTCTTCAATTCCAACTATTTCTGCTCCTCATGGAATGACTTTAGGTGGTGGCTGTGAATTATCATTACACGCAGATAAAGTTGTTGCTGCAGCAGAAACTTATATGGGACTTGTAGAGTTTGGTGTTGGTGTTATTCCTGGTGGTGGTGGTTCTAAAGAAATGGCTTTAAGAGCATCAGACCTTTTCCATAAAGGTGATGTACAATTAAATGTTTTACAAGAACACTTCCTAACCATTGGTATGGCAAAAGTATCAACATCTGCTTATGAAGCATTTGATTTAGGTCTATTACAAAAAGGAAAAGATGTTGTTGTTGTGAATAAAGACCGTCAAATAGCGGTTGCAAAACAACACGCAAAATTAATGGCAGATACTGGTTACACTCAACCTGCAAAAAGGAAAGATGTTTTAGTACTTGGTAAACAAGCTTTGGGTATGTTCTTGGTAGGAACAGATTCTATGGAAGATAGTAATTACATATCTGAACATGATATGAAAATCGCTAATAAATTAGCTTATGTTATGGCTGGTGGAGATTTATCTGAACCAACTCGTGTAACAGAACAATATTTGTTGGATTTAGAGCGTGAAGCTTTCTTAAGTTTATGTACAGAACGTAAAACTTTAGAACGTATTCAACACATGTTAAAAACAGGTAAACCTTTAAGAAACTAA
- a CDS encoding PPK2 family polyphosphate kinase yields the protein MKNYKVQGNIKLQGSVTKEVIEKAQKKLEKLRKKISKRQDAMYAHGKYSMLVCLQGMDTSGKDSLIREVFKDVNARGVVVYSFKVPTEKELKHDFLWRHLIALPERGKIGVFNRTHYENVLVTRVHPEYILGENIPSIKSVDDLDDTFYHNRMDAINNFEKHISDNGMIVLKFFLNLSKDEQKNRLLRRLNIEEKNWKFSPGDLKERKLWDKYQDCYEDAINRTNKDHAPWYVVPADDKPTARLIVAQAIYDALKAHDDIEEPRLPAKYQAEIENYKKELNDE from the coding sequence ATGAAAAATTACAAGGTTCAAGGAAATATAAAACTGCAAGGTTCCGTAACTAAAGAAGTTATAGAGAAAGCACAAAAGAAATTAGAAAAACTTAGAAAAAAGATAAGTAAGCGACAAGATGCAATGTATGCTCACGGTAAATACAGTATGCTTGTTTGCTTACAAGGTATGGATACTTCAGGAAAAGATAGTTTGATTCGCGAAGTATTTAAAGATGTAAATGCTCGTGGAGTAGTAGTTTATAGTTTTAAAGTTCCTACTGAAAAAGAGTTGAAACATGATTTTTTATGGCGCCATTTAATTGCGCTTCCTGAACGTGGAAAAATAGGTGTATTTAATAGAACTCATTACGAAAATGTGTTGGTTACTAGAGTGCATCCTGAATATATTTTAGGAGAAAATATTCCCTCGATAAAAAGTGTAGATGACTTAGATGATACTTTTTATCATAATAGAATGGATGCAATTAATAATTTTGAAAAACATATTTCTGATAATGGTATGATTGTATTAAAATTCTTTTTAAATCTTTCTAAAGACGAACAAAAAAATAGATTACTACGTCGTTTAAATATTGAAGAAAAGAATTGGAAATTTTCTCCAGGAGATTTGAAAGAACGTAAGTTATGGGATAAATATCAAGATTGCTATGAAGATGCTATCAATAGAACAAATAAAGACCATGCACCTTGGTATGTTGTTCCTGCAGATGATAAACCAACGGCAAGATTGATTGTTGCACAAGCAATTTATGATGCATTAAAAGCACATGATGATATTGAAGAACCAAGATTACCAGCTAAATATCAGGCTGAAATAGAAAACTATAAGAAAGAATTGAATGACGAGTAA
- a CDS encoding ABC transporter permease: MDKLKLIIKREFIAKVRNKTFIVMTFLSPLLMIGMFTLVAYLTKSSLEKERVIAYVDASKLFTKDDFKDNKMISFIDLSDTDLETAKIITQENNYHGLLCIPSNKEVKKISENIQFYSDDSPNMIVISDLENIISKKLETEKMTSFGIDLEKLEAAHTSVDIKMSNFSGERTSKLINGLKAGIGIAAGYLIMMFVIIYGNMVMRSVIEEKTSRIIEVIISSVKPFQLMLGKVIGTASAGLLQFFIWTILLVLLVIIGSAVFGVDMSTNMQTQISVEQIESVKGSFGSEAQLILTEIWKLPLLSMFFLFIFYFLGGYLLYSSIYAAIGAAVDNETDTQQFMLPVILPLMLGVYIGFSSVIGDPHGTIATVFSMIPLTSPIVMLMRIPFGVPWWQILISMSLLIITFIGVIWFAAKIYRVGILMYGKKPTYKEIYKWLKY, translated from the coding sequence ATGGATAAATTAAAACTTATAATCAAGAGAGAATTTATTGCAAAAGTTCGTAATAAAACATTTATCGTTATGACTTTTTTAAGTCCGTTATTAATGATTGGGATGTTTACTTTAGTTGCTTATTTAACTAAAAGTAGTCTCGAAAAAGAAAGAGTTATTGCTTACGTTGACGCTTCAAAACTGTTTACAAAAGATGATTTTAAAGATAATAAGATGATTTCTTTCATTGATTTGTCAGATACAGATTTAGAAACAGCAAAGATAATTACGCAAGAAAATAATTATCATGGGTTATTATGCATCCCATCTAATAAAGAGGTTAAAAAAATATCAGAAAATATACAGTTTTATTCTGATGATTCTCCTAATATGATTGTCATTTCCGATTTGGAAAATATTATTTCAAAAAAGTTAGAAACAGAAAAAATGACAAGTTTTGGTATTGATCTTGAAAAATTAGAAGCGGCACATACAAGTGTCGATATAAAAATGTCAAATTTTTCTGGCGAACGAACTTCAAAATTAATAAATGGTTTAAAAGCAGGAATAGGTATCGCTGCTGGATATCTAATAATGATGTTTGTAATTATTTATGGTAATATGGTAATGAGGAGTGTTATCGAAGAAAAGACAAGTCGAATTATTGAAGTTATTATTTCATCAGTAAAGCCTTTTCAATTGATGTTGGGCAAAGTTATTGGAACAGCATCGGCAGGATTGTTGCAATTCTTTATATGGACAATATTATTAGTACTTTTAGTGATAATTGGAAGTGCTGTTTTTGGAGTAGATATGTCAACAAATATGCAAACCCAGATTTCTGTAGAACAAATAGAATCGGTAAAGGGGTCTTTTGGCTCTGAGGCTCAATTAATTCTTACAGAAATATGGAAGTTACCTTTGCTTTCTATGTTCTTTTTGTTTATATTTTATTTTTTAGGAGGTTACTTGCTATATAGTTCTATTTATGCAGCGATAGGAGCAGCAGTAGATAATGAAACAGATACCCAACAGTTTATGTTGCCAGTCATTCTTCCATTAATGTTAGGAGTTTATATTGGTTTTTCATCTGTAATTGGAGACCCTCATGGAACTATAGCAACAGTATTTTCAATGATTCCATTAACATCTCCAATAGTAATGCTAATGAGAATTCCTTTTGGTGTTCCTTGGTGGCAAATTTTAATATCAATGTCTCTATTAATTATAACTTTTATTGGAGTTATTTGGTTTGCTGCAAAAATATATAGAGTTGGAATTTTGATGTATGGAAAAAAACCAACTTATAAGGAAATCTATAAATGGTTAAAATATTAA
- a CDS encoding sigma-54-dependent transcriptional regulator — protein sequence MAKILIIEDESAIRRVLRKIISEENDTYQVEEAEDGLEGIEKIKNDDFDLVLCDIKMPKMDGVEVLEKIKKIKPEIPMVMISGHGDLDTAVNTMRLGAFDYISKPPDLNRLLNTVRNALDRKELVVENKLLKKKVSKKYEMIGESDAIAHIKEIIEKVAATDARVLITGPNGTGKELVAHWLHEKSNRTKAPMVEVNCAAIPSELIESELFGHVKGSFTGANKDRAGKFEAANGGTIFLDEIGDMSLSAQAKVLRALQESRISRVGSDKDIKVDVRVVAATNKNLKKEIAEGRFREDLYHRLAVILIKVPALNDRREDIPLLVNFFANKISEEQGTAMKTFSDKAIKLLQEYDWTGNIRELRNVVERLIILGEKEVSESDVKLFASK from the coding sequence ATGGCAAAAATTTTAATAATAGAAGATGAATCTGCAATACGTAGAGTATTGAGAAAAATCATTTCAGAAGAAAATGATACATACCAAGTAGAAGAAGCTGAAGATGGATTAGAAGGAATCGAAAAAATAAAAAACGATGATTTTGATTTAGTATTATGTGATATTAAAATGCCAAAAATGGATGGAGTCGAAGTTTTAGAAAAAATAAAAAAAATAAAACCTGAAATTCCAATGGTAATGATTTCAGGACATGGAGATTTAGATACAGCTGTTAATACTATGAGATTAGGTGCATTTGATTATATTTCAAAACCACCAGATTTAAATCGTTTACTAAACACTGTAAGAAATGCTTTAGATAGAAAAGAATTAGTTGTAGAAAACAAACTTTTAAAGAAAAAAGTTAGTAAAAAATATGAAATGATTGGTGAGAGTGATGCAATTGCACACATCAAAGAAATCATTGAAAAAGTTGCTGCAACTGATGCTAGAGTATTAATTACTGGTCCTAATGGAACCGGTAAAGAATTAGTTGCTCATTGGTTGCATGAAAAAAGTAATAGAACCAAAGCGCCAATGGTAGAAGTAAATTGCGCTGCAATTCCTTCTGAATTAATAGAAAGTGAATTGTTTGGTCATGTGAAAGGATCATTTACAGGAGCAAATAAAGATCGTGCTGGAAAATTTGAAGCTGCAAATGGAGGAACAATTTTTTTAGATGAAATAGGTGATATGAGCTTGTCAGCACAGGCTAAAGTTTTACGAGCACTTCAAGAAAGCAGAATTAGTAGAGTAGGAAGTGATAAAGATATTAAAGTTGATGTGAGAGTTGTTGCAGCTACTAATAAGAATTTAAAAAAAGAAATAGCAGAAGGAAGGTTTAGAGAAGATTTATACCATCGTTTAGCAGTTATACTGATAAAAGTTCCTGCTTTAAATGACAGGCGAGAAGATATACCATTATTGGTTAATTTCTTTGCGAATAAAATTTCTGAAGAACAAGGAACGGCAATGAAAACATTTTCTGATAAAGCAATTAAATTATTACAAGAATATGATTGGACAGGAAACATTCGAGAATTACGAAATGTTGTTGAGCGTTTAATTATTTTAGGTGAAAAAGAAGTTTCAGAAAGTGATGTCAAACTATTTGCAAGTAAATAA
- a CDS encoding ABC transporter ATP-binding protein produces MNDLLEVKEIVKKYGDYTALNNVSFSVPKGSIFGLLGPNGAGKTSLIRIINQITMPDSGSVFLDGQKLNPNHIKNIGYLPEERGLYKSMKVGEQALYLAQLKGMTKSDAKKRLDYWFEKFEIGDWWNKKVQELSKGMAQKVQFIVTVLHQPKLLIFDEPFSGFDPINANLIKDEILQLRDEGATVIFSTHRMESVEELCEYIALIDRSNKILDGKLSDIKREFKSNTFNVAMHTENNSLIRSQLAEKFEVSDTNIKTLDDELSVKVKLSNESTSNELLNYLSTLGRVSHFAEVIPNANEIFIKAVKQNSING; encoded by the coding sequence ATGAATGATTTGTTAGAAGTAAAAGAAATTGTAAAGAAATATGGTGATTATACAGCCTTAAATAATGTATCATTTTCAGTTCCAAAAGGAAGTATTTTTGGGCTTTTAGGTCCAAATGGAGCTGGTAAAACTTCACTTATAAGAATTATCAATCAAATTACAATGCCCGATAGTGGTAGTGTGTTTTTGGATGGGCAAAAATTAAATCCAAATCATATTAAAAATATTGGATATTTACCTGAAGAAAGGGGATTGTATAAAAGTATGAAGGTTGGAGAACAAGCATTATATCTTGCCCAATTAAAAGGTATGACCAAAAGTGATGCTAAAAAAAGATTGGATTATTGGTTTGAAAAATTTGAAATTGGTGATTGGTGGAATAAAAAAGTTCAAGAACTTTCAAAGGGGATGGCTCAAAAAGTGCAATTTATTGTAACTGTACTTCATCAACCAAAATTGTTGATTTTTGATGAACCGTTTAGTGGTTTTGATCCAATAAATGCTAATTTGATTAAAGATGAAATCTTGCAATTACGTGATGAGGGCGCAACAGTCATATTTTCAACACATCGAATGGAGTCGGTAGAAGAGTTATGTGAATATATTGCGTTGATTGATCGTTCAAATAAAATTTTGGATGGAAAGTTAAGTGATATTAAACGAGAATTTAAATCCAATACTTTTAATGTTGCAATGCACACTGAAAATAATAGTTTGATTAGAAGTCAATTAGCTGAGAAATTTGAAGTGAGCGACACAAACATTAAAACTTTAGATGATGAATTATCTGTAAAAGTGAAACTTTCAAATGAATCAACTTCCAATGAATTATTAAATTATTTATCAACTTTGGGTAGAGTATCACATTTTGCTGAGGTTATTCCAAATGCAAACGAAATTTTTATTAAAGCAGTAAAACAGAATTCAATTAATGGATAA
- a CDS encoding ABC transporter ATPase: protein MLVPFSTLPQDSRVWVYQSNREFTNVEVTQISEKIESFMATWKRHGDDLRASYIVKYNQFIILAIDESFNSVSGCSIDSSVHFINELEKEFGVDLMNKMNTAFKVGSTINIVSLFDFQNFVKEEKISPETIVFNNMIQSKMDFETKWEVPAKESWHKRYFGTVIS from the coding sequence ATGTTAGTACCATTTAGCACATTACCTCAAGACTCAAGAGTTTGGGTTTACCAGTCAAATAGAGAGTTTACAAATGTTGAGGTAACTCAAATATCAGAAAAAATAGAAAGTTTTATGGCGACTTGGAAGCGTCATGGTGATGATTTACGTGCATCATATATAGTTAAATATAATCAATTTATAATACTTGCAATTGATGAAAGCTTTAATTCGGTTTCAGGCTGTTCAATAGATTCATCTGTTCATTTTATAAACGAACTAGAAAAAGAATTTGGTGTTGATTTAATGAATAAAATGAATACAGCATTTAAAGTTGGTTCAACTATTAATATTGTTTCACTGTTTGATTTTCAAAATTTTGTAAAAGAAGAGAAGATATCTCCTGAAACGATTGTGTTTAATAATATGATTCAATCAAAAATGGATTTTGAAACCAAATGGGAAGTTCCTGCCAAAGAAAGTTGGCATAAGCGATATTTTGGCACAGTAATTTCATAG
- a CDS encoding MarR family winged helix-turn-helix transcriptional regulator produces the protein MLKEKSIDHHLRATWQAVAKMYNEQASKHESTMAMAFALLNIDYENGTPSTALGPQMGMEATSLSRILKNMEDKGLIYREKNPEDGRSVLIKLTDLGKLKRKVSKQSVLKFNEAVRSNISEEKLNNFFEVTETINKLINKKVIFS, from the coding sequence ATGTTAAAAGAAAAATCCATAGACCACCACTTACGTGCAACATGGCAAGCAGTTGCCAAAATGTATAATGAACAGGCGTCAAAACACGAAAGTACAATGGCGATGGCATTTGCTTTATTGAATATAGATTATGAAAATGGAACACCATCTACCGCATTAGGACCTCAAATGGGAATGGAGGCTACAAGCCTTTCTCGTATTTTGAAGAATATGGAAGATAAAGGATTAATTTATAGAGAAAAAAATCCTGAAGATGGAAGAAGTGTTTTAATTAAACTGACCGATTTAGGAAAACTAAAACGTAAAGTTTCAAAGCAATCTGTTTTAAAATTTAATGAAGCAGTTCGATCTAATATATCTGAAGAAAAACTAAATAACTTCTTTGAGGTTACTGAAACTATTAATAAACTAATTAACAAAAAAGTTATTTTTTCATAA
- a CDS encoding mechanosensitive ion channel family protein, giving the protein MERLKNIFNYNFEFSDTIHISVKAVLFVIVAIIVASFVLRMLRKLLTRKLPEDDKIKFVSVFSYLKWLTYLIIFLVTLHTSGVNITAIFAASAALLIGIGLALQTLFQDIISGIFILIDQSVHVGDIIELDGKVGRVEEIKLRTTRAVTIDNKVLVIPNHLYLTNSLYNWTQNGVETRENVEVGVAYGSDTELVKNILIDVAMSHPKVYHHPAPTVFFTNFGDSSLNFKLVFTLDNSFEAGIPKSDIRFEIDKRFREQGISIPFPQRDIHIIQK; this is encoded by the coding sequence ATGGAAAGATTAAAAAATATATTCAACTATAATTTTGAGTTTAGTGATACTATTCATATATCGGTAAAGGCGGTTTTATTTGTAATAGTAGCAATAATTGTAGCATCTTTTGTTTTAAGAATGTTACGTAAATTGTTAACAAGAAAATTGCCAGAAGACGATAAAATTAAGTTTGTTTCAGTTTTTAGTTATTTAAAATGGTTGACCTACTTAATCATTTTTCTAGTAACATTACACACTTCTGGAGTAAATATCACAGCAATATTTGCAGCATCTGCGGCGTTATTGATTGGTATTGGTTTGGCACTTCAAACTTTATTTCAAGATATTATTTCTGGAATATTTATTTTAATAGATCAATCTGTTCATGTTGGTGATATTATTGAGCTAGATGGAAAGGTTGGTAGAGTTGAAGAAATCAAATTAAGAACTACTAGAGCAGTGACTATAGATAATAAAGTTTTAGTTATTCCAAATCATTTATATTTGACAAACAGCTTATACAATTGGACTCAAAATGGTGTTGAAACAAGAGAAAATGTAGAGGTGGGTGTTGCTTATGGAAGCGATACTGAGTTGGTTAAAAATATATTGATTGATGTGGCAATGTCTCACCCCAAAGTATATCACCATCCTGCACCAACTGTTTTTTTTACAAATTTTGGGGATAGTTCATTAAACTTCAAATTAGTTTTTACACTAGATAATAGTTTTGAGGCAGGAATACCAAAAAGTGATATAAGATTTGAGATTGATAAAAGATTTAGAGAACAAGGTATTTCAATTCCTTTTCCTCAAAGAGATATTCATATTATTCAGAAATAA